A section of the Pimelobacter simplex genome encodes:
- a CDS encoding F390 synthetase-related protein, producing MPDSDARVVAAAFARERWLPRGGFDRRRARALDHFLRHELTKAPFYAGFAGASLADLPVVDKRTVLADFASFNRHGITLDRALAVAESAERSRDFAHTLPGGVTVGLSSGTSGTRGVFLVSEAESRLWAGILMGQLMSPASLRTMLRRPLRVALFLRANSNLYETLDSSRVAFSWHDLTVPLETHLPRLAGTDVLVAPAAVLRRIAEAAPRGLRPLQVVSVAETLEPDDAAVIAAVWRRPVEQIYQATEGLLAVSCPAGRLHLNEAHLHVEPEWIDHQRFHPVITDFTRTTQYVVRHRLDDVLLAAPGPCPCGRPGRSIAAVLGRADDVLTLPPGDVPVYPDALRHAVALAGDLGDYRIEQHGAQWRLATMLGGPDAVTRVAAEAGRLAERLGARAPEVVPMGWPDEAPTQKRRRIRKVT from the coding sequence ATGCCGGACTCTGACGCGCGGGTCGTCGCGGCGGCGTTCGCCCGCGAGCGCTGGCTCCCCCGGGGTGGGTTCGACCGCCGGCGCGCCCGCGCACTCGACCACTTCCTGCGCCACGAGCTGACGAAAGCCCCGTTCTACGCGGGTTTCGCGGGTGCGTCGCTCGCGGACCTGCCGGTCGTCGACAAGCGCACGGTGCTCGCCGACTTCGCGTCGTTCAACCGGCACGGGATCACCCTCGACCGCGCGCTCGCGGTGGCCGAGTCGGCCGAGCGCTCCCGCGACTTCGCCCACACGCTGCCCGGCGGGGTGACCGTCGGGCTGTCGTCCGGGACGTCCGGAACCCGCGGCGTCTTCCTCGTCTCCGAGGCGGAGAGCCGCCTGTGGGCGGGCATCCTGATGGGTCAGCTGATGTCGCCCGCGTCATTGCGGACGATGCTGCGCCGCCCGCTGCGGGTCGCACTCTTCCTGCGGGCCAACAGCAATCTGTACGAGACGCTCGACAGCAGCCGGGTCGCGTTCTCCTGGCACGACCTCACCGTCCCGCTCGAGACGCACCTGCCGCGGCTGGCCGGCACCGACGTCCTGGTGGCGCCTGCCGCCGTCCTGCGCCGGATCGCCGAGGCCGCGCCCCGCGGCCTGCGCCCGCTCCAGGTGGTGTCGGTCGCCGAGACCCTCGAGCCCGACGACGCCGCGGTGATCGCCGCCGTCTGGAGGCGCCCGGTTGAGCAGATCTACCAAGCCACCGAGGGTCTGCTCGCAGTGAGCTGCCCGGCCGGACGGCTGCACCTCAACGAGGCGCACCTGCACGTCGAGCCGGAGTGGATCGACCACCAGCGCTTCCACCCGGTCATCACCGACTTCACCCGCACCACCCAGTACGTCGTGCGCCACCGCCTCGACGACGTCCTCCTGGCCGCGCCGGGCCCCTGCCCGTGCGGTCGGCCGGGACGCAGCATCGCCGCCGTCCTGGGCCGCGCGGACGACGTGCTGACGCTGCCGCCCGGAGACGTGCCCGTCTACCCGGACGCGCTGCGCCACGCGGTGGCACTGGCCGGAGACCTCGGCGACTACCGCATCGAGCAGCACGGCGCCCAGTGGCGGCTCGCGACAATGCTCGGCGGCCCGGACGCCGTCACCCGGGTCGCGGCCGAGGCCGGGCGTCTCGCCGAGCGGCTCGGCGCGCGGGCGCCCGAGGTCGTCCCGATGGGGTGGCCGGACGAGGCGCCCACGCAGAAGCGACGACGCATCAGGAAGGTGACATGA
- a CDS encoding MBL fold metallo-hydrolase, whose protein sequence is MLLTDLPAGLPTDQPRVTLHWLRVGHCVQIEGLARKGAPMRPIEFPSYAAAIGHPEHGWTLFDTGYADHFFTATQRLPARLYRELLPVTLPDDQHLPAQLRGLGIDPLDVRRVVVSHFHGDHVAGLRDYPNARIVAGGAGSAQITGLKGINAIRHGLLPAMLPDGLSDRLLAAEDLPGGDLLGDGSLLLVALPGHMPGHLGLVLTATDGRQVLLAGDAAWFTKSITDLAPPSRLAGIAFDDWTAAMGTLGHLHALHRAHPDLLLLPAHCTAGFDAWHAGL, encoded by the coding sequence GTGCTACTGACCGACCTCCCCGCCGGGCTGCCCACCGACCAGCCCCGGGTCACGCTCCACTGGCTGCGCGTGGGCCACTGCGTCCAGATCGAGGGCCTGGCCCGCAAGGGCGCGCCGATGCGCCCCATCGAGTTCCCGTCGTACGCCGCGGCGATCGGGCACCCCGAGCACGGCTGGACCCTCTTCGACACCGGGTACGCCGACCACTTCTTCACCGCGACCCAGCGACTCCCCGCTCGGCTCTACCGCGAGCTGCTCCCGGTCACGCTGCCCGACGACCAGCACCTGCCGGCCCAGCTCCGCGGGCTCGGCATCGACCCGCTCGACGTACGACGCGTCGTGGTCTCGCACTTCCACGGCGACCACGTCGCGGGCCTGCGCGACTACCCCAACGCCCGGATCGTCGCCGGAGGCGCCGGCAGCGCCCAGATCACCGGTCTCAAGGGGATCAACGCGATCCGGCACGGCCTGCTGCCCGCGATGCTGCCCGACGGCCTGAGCGACCGGCTCCTCGCTGCCGAGGACCTTCCGGGCGGCGACCTGCTCGGCGACGGCAGCCTCCTGCTGGTCGCCCTGCCCGGCCACATGCCCGGTCACCTCGGTCTGGTGCTCACCGCGACCGACGGGCGCCAGGTGCTGCTCGCCGGCGACGCCGCGTGGTTCACGAAGTCGATCACCGACCTCGCGCCGCCGTCCCGCCTGGCCGGGATCGCCTTCGACGACTGGACCGCCGCGATGGGCACGCTCGGCCACCTCCATGCGCTGCACCGCGCGCACCCCGACCTGCTCCTGCTCCCCGCCCACTGCACCGCGGGCTTCGACGCCTGGCATGCCGGACTCTGA
- a CDS encoding 3-oxoacyl-[acyl-carrier-protein] synthase III C-terminal domain-containing protein, with product MPDLGSRALRILGTAAVLPDEVLTSAELDERLGLAAGTVEERTGVRVRHVERGSAAALGARAARKALADAGLTLDDVDVILGASATPDQPLPCNAALLHEELTPARPVPAWDVNASCLSFLVALDLAATLVDAGRHERILIVSSDLASVGLDWSDLGASGIFGDGAAAVVVGHAGTTGSAVLAAGLATHSEGAHTCEIKGGGSRFAPDRVDGDYADWARFRMEGGAVFRLAIKHLPPFVDGLLAEAGTTMDDLSVVVPHQASHHALDWVRSRFGVEGDRLVDIYADHGNQVGASLPSALHAAIESGRLRRGDRALLLGTGAGLSLGGIVLCY from the coding sequence GTGCCAGATCTCGGGTCGCGCGCGCTGCGGATCCTCGGCACCGCCGCGGTACTGCCGGACGAGGTGCTGACGAGCGCGGAGCTCGACGAGCGGCTGGGCCTGGCCGCCGGCACGGTCGAGGAGCGGACCGGCGTACGAGTGCGCCACGTCGAGCGTGGCAGCGCCGCAGCGCTGGGCGCCCGGGCCGCGCGCAAGGCGCTCGCCGACGCGGGACTGACCCTCGACGACGTCGACGTGATCCTCGGCGCGAGCGCGACGCCCGACCAGCCGCTGCCCTGCAATGCCGCGCTGCTGCACGAGGAGCTCACCCCGGCGCGCCCCGTGCCCGCGTGGGACGTCAACGCGAGCTGCCTGAGCTTCCTGGTCGCGCTCGACCTGGCCGCGACGCTGGTCGACGCGGGCCGCCACGAGCGGATCCTCATCGTCTCCAGCGACCTCGCCTCCGTCGGCCTGGACTGGTCCGACCTCGGTGCCTCCGGGATCTTCGGCGACGGCGCCGCCGCCGTGGTGGTCGGCCACGCCGGGACGACCGGGTCCGCCGTCCTGGCGGCCGGTCTGGCCACCCACAGCGAGGGCGCCCACACCTGCGAGATCAAGGGCGGTGGCTCCCGCTTCGCGCCCGACCGGGTCGACGGCGACTACGCCGACTGGGCACGCTTCCGGATGGAGGGCGGCGCCGTCTTCCGGCTGGCGATCAAGCACCTGCCGCCCTTCGTGGACGGGCTGCTCGCCGAGGCCGGGACCACGATGGACGACCTGTCCGTCGTCGTCCCGCACCAGGCGAGCCACCACGCGCTCGACTGGGTGCGCAGCCGCTTCGGCGTCGAGGGTGATCGCCTCGTCGACATCTACGCCGACCACGGCAACCAGGTCGGTGCCTCGCTGCCGTCCGCGCTGCACGCCGCGATCGAGAGCGGCCGGCTGCGCCGGGGGGACCGGGCGCTGCTGCTCGGGACCGGCGCCGGCCTCAGCCTGGGCGGGATCGTGCTGTGCTACTGA
- a CDS encoding patatin-like phospholipase family protein translates to MARVALVLGSGGARGYAHLGAVQELRERGHEIVAVSGTSMGALVGGLVAAGKDEEFATWASTLTQRRVVRLADPTWSGGGAATAERLMSALDEIVGDLLIEDLAIPFTAVATDLAARREVWFQRGPLIPAIRASIAIPGLFTPAVVDGRVLVDGGLLNPLPLDPTAASAADFTVAVSLQGPREPHEPSSPARGFSVRTAEWATEWATELRRRFRRGDLGAEPDQLADVVPIGSPEAPAESPAESPARPDVRTSEVVALSFDAMQSLITRYRLAALPPDVLVTVPLGAARTLDFHRAEELVDLGRTLTAAALDTAGR, encoded by the coding sequence ATGGCACGCGTCGCACTGGTCCTCGGCTCGGGCGGCGCCCGTGGCTATGCCCATCTCGGCGCGGTCCAGGAGCTGCGCGAGCGCGGCCACGAGATCGTCGCCGTCTCCGGTACGTCGATGGGCGCGCTCGTCGGCGGCCTCGTCGCGGCCGGCAAGGACGAGGAGTTCGCGACGTGGGCCTCGACGCTCACCCAGCGCCGCGTGGTCCGCCTCGCCGACCCGACCTGGTCCGGCGGCGGCGCGGCGACCGCCGAGCGGCTGATGTCGGCGCTCGACGAGATCGTCGGCGACCTGCTCATCGAGGACCTGGCGATCCCGTTCACCGCGGTCGCGACCGACCTCGCCGCGCGCCGCGAGGTGTGGTTCCAGCGCGGACCGCTCATCCCGGCGATCCGGGCGTCCATCGCGATCCCCGGCCTGTTCACGCCGGCCGTGGTCGACGGGCGGGTGCTCGTCGACGGCGGGCTGCTCAACCCGCTCCCCCTCGACCCGACCGCCGCCTCGGCTGCCGACTTCACCGTCGCCGTCTCGCTCCAAGGCCCCCGCGAGCCGCACGAGCCGTCCTCGCCGGCCCGCGGCTTCTCCGTCCGTACGGCGGAGTGGGCGACCGAGTGGGCCACCGAGCTCCGCCGCCGGTTCCGCCGCGGCGACCTCGGCGCCGAGCCCGACCAGCTCGCGGACGTCGTCCCGATCGGCAGCCCGGAGGCGCCCGCCGAGTCCCCGGCCGAGTCCCCCGCCCGCCCCGACGTCCGTACGTCGGAGGTGGTCGCCCTCTCCTTCGACGCGATGCAGAGCCTGATCACCCGCTACCGCCTGGCGGCGCTGCCCCCGGACGTGCTGGTCACGGTCCCCCTCGGCGCCGCCCGCACGCTCGACTTCCACCGCGCCGAGGAGCTCGTCGACCTCGGCCGGACGCTGACCGCGGCCGCCCTCGACACCGCCGGACGCTGA
- a CDS encoding CocE/NonD family hydrolase → MGRLRALTWVSTLVGCLVVGGAAVPSSAAPPSAAPAPGVVTVDQRFTASDGVSLQTTLTSTGPVTAKPTVVEFSPYGDGSATLQVGPDYNYLLVQIRGTGDSDGAFDALGPTSQRDVVEVLQWACTQPFSDGRLALNGFSASAIVLYNSWHQELPCVKAAILKSGTHELYRDLLVPGGILNLVPGAGVIAMIGAPALLQGADRLQRSPGSVPDVLGGLFSSGFGVLLHPTLDQWWRERGWRGDANDIPVLMINGFYDVESRGAFQAYQALRADGAHLVMEGGHDGVPVGSDGGRGEAAAWLDHYVRGVDNGIESTPRVSLLLAKGSRASYLAGEHVRREAADWPVPGTQWTTLALAPGRSLVTGTPAATGLASYLTVPSLPTASDVPNAAIIEAGGASALTGALPLLADSRLAALDGLTGVSFTTKALGADVDLAGPVALDLSLATTTPGTGIWAVLSDVAPDGSSHPLTVGRLSTSYPAIDPAKSLVVDGEVVQPYGDYTHPAPARTGQFRRYQVELWPVGNRFRAGHRIRIQLVGSSVASLLALPGLHTVRLGGAEGAVLRVPVLPGSDLGAALAP, encoded by the coding sequence ATGGGACGGCTGCGCGCGCTCACCTGGGTCTCCACGCTCGTCGGGTGTCTGGTGGTCGGAGGTGCGGCGGTGCCCTCGTCGGCGGCGCCCCCGTCGGCGGCACCTGCCCCGGGCGTGGTCACGGTCGACCAGCGGTTCACCGCCTCCGACGGCGTGTCCCTGCAGACGACGCTCACCAGTACCGGGCCGGTGACGGCCAAGCCGACGGTGGTCGAGTTCTCCCCCTACGGCGACGGGAGCGCGACGCTCCAGGTCGGGCCCGACTACAACTACCTCCTCGTCCAGATCCGCGGCACCGGCGACAGCGACGGCGCGTTCGACGCCCTGGGCCCGACGAGCCAGCGCGACGTCGTCGAGGTGCTGCAGTGGGCGTGCACGCAGCCGTTCAGCGACGGGCGGCTCGCGCTCAACGGGTTCTCGGCGAGCGCGATCGTGCTCTACAACTCCTGGCACCAGGAGCTGCCCTGCGTGAAGGCGGCGATCCTCAAGTCCGGCACGCACGAGCTCTACCGCGACCTGCTCGTGCCCGGCGGCATCCTCAACCTCGTCCCCGGAGCGGGCGTCATCGCCATGATCGGCGCGCCCGCGCTGCTCCAGGGCGCCGACCGCCTGCAGCGCTCGCCCGGCTCGGTCCCCGACGTGCTCGGCGGCCTGTTCTCGAGCGGGTTCGGCGTCCTGCTGCACCCGACGCTCGACCAGTGGTGGCGCGAGCGCGGCTGGCGCGGGGACGCCAACGACATCCCGGTGCTGATGATCAACGGCTTCTACGACGTCGAGTCGCGCGGCGCCTTCCAGGCCTACCAGGCGCTGCGTGCCGACGGTGCCCACCTGGTGATGGAGGGCGGCCACGACGGCGTCCCCGTCGGCAGCGACGGCGGCCGGGGCGAGGCCGCCGCCTGGCTCGACCACTACGTGCGCGGCGTCGACAACGGGATCGAGAGCACGCCGCGGGTGAGCCTGCTGCTGGCGAAGGGCTCGCGCGCGTCGTACCTGGCGGGGGAGCACGTGCGCCGCGAGGCCGCCGACTGGCCCGTCCCCGGCACGCAGTGGACGACGCTGGCGCTCGCGCCGGGCCGCTCACTCGTCACCGGGACCCCCGCGGCGACCGGGCTGGCGTCGTACCTGACGGTGCCTTCGCTGCCCACCGCGTCCGACGTACCCAATGCGGCGATCATCGAGGCCGGCGGCGCCAGCGCCCTCACCGGCGCCCTCCCGCTCCTCGCCGACAGCCGGCTCGCGGCGCTCGACGGCCTGACCGGGGTGAGCTTCACGACCAAGGCGCTCGGCGCCGACGTCGACCTCGCCGGACCCGTCGCGCTCGACCTCTCCCTCGCGACGACCACCCCCGGCACCGGCATCTGGGCGGTGCTCTCCGACGTCGCCCCCGACGGCTCGTCCCACCCACTCACCGTCGGCCGGCTCTCGACCAGCTATCCCGCGATCGACCCGGCCAAGTCGCTCGTCGTCGACGGCGAGGTCGTCCAGCCGTACGGCGACTACACCCACCCCGCGCCCGCCCGCACCGGTCAGTTCCGGCGCTACCAGGTGGAGCTGTGGCCGGTCGGCAACCGGTTCCGCGCGGGGCACCGGATCCGGATCCAGCTCGTCGGCTCCTCGGTCGCCTCGCTGCTCGCGCTGCCGGGGCTGCACACCGTGCGGCTCGGGGGCGCGGAGGGCGCGGTGCTGCGGGTGCCGGTGCTGCCCGGGAGCGACCTGGGTGCGGCGCTGGCGCCCTGA
- a CDS encoding rRNA adenine N-6-methyltransferase family protein, translating into MAGSGQGSRRAWGWHPLRPEAARRLVAAAEVGPGELVLDIGAGDGALTGPLLASGARVIAVELHEGRATALRTRYGDRGLRVVRCDLRELRLPQQPFRVVANPPYAATTALVRLLLGSDRLVRADLVLQGGAARRLVERPPSARHGRRYRLAVTGSLPRAAFRVPPKVDSVKFRIERR; encoded by the coding sequence GTGGCCGGGTCCGGGCAGGGGTCGCGGCGGGCGTGGGGGTGGCATCCGCTTCGGCCTGAGGCCGCGCGGCGGTTGGTCGCGGCCGCGGAGGTGGGGCCGGGCGAGCTGGTGCTCGACATCGGCGCCGGGGACGGCGCGCTGACCGGTCCGCTGCTGGCGAGCGGGGCGCGGGTGATCGCGGTCGAGCTGCACGAGGGGCGGGCCACCGCCCTCCGCACCCGGTACGGCGACCGCGGGCTCCGCGTCGTCCGGTGCGACCTGCGCGAGCTGCGCCTCCCCCAGCAGCCGTTCCGGGTCGTCGCCAACCCGCCGTACGCCGCGACGACCGCGCTGGTCCGGCTGCTGCTCGGCAGCGACCGGCTGGTGCGGGCGGACCTGGTACTGCAGGGCGGGGCCGCGCGGCGGCTCGTCGAGCGACCGCCGTCCGCCCGGCACGGGCGGCGCTACCGGCTCGCCGTGACCGGGTCGCTGCCGCGTGCGGCGTTCCGGGTGCCGCCGAAGGTCGACTCGGTGAAGTTCCGGATCGAGCGCCGGTGA
- a CDS encoding TetR/AcrR family transcriptional regulator, with the protein MPPRAAPLSPEERREALMAATLPLLYDHGRGVTTRLIAEAAGVAEGTIFRVFASKDELIDATVRKAFEPGQMQRDLAEIPDDATLHERALALVRIMQRRFAKSFLLLQRLGMNGPPEPPDQKGEWLRRVQQTTDAMVELISPFQAELAQPAALVVRSLRLLTFSGTHPKFTGGDLLTADQIVDLVLYGAVRRTPASAEALEETH; encoded by the coding sequence ATGCCACCCCGCGCTGCGCCCTTGTCGCCCGAGGAGCGCCGGGAGGCGCTCATGGCGGCGACGCTGCCGCTGCTCTACGACCACGGCCGGGGTGTCACGACTCGGCTGATCGCGGAGGCGGCGGGGGTGGCGGAGGGGACGATCTTCCGGGTGTTCGCGTCCAAGGACGAGCTCATCGACGCGACGGTCCGCAAGGCGTTCGAACCGGGGCAGATGCAGCGGGACCTGGCCGAGATCCCGGACGACGCCACGCTGCACGAGCGGGCGCTCGCGCTGGTGCGGATCATGCAGCGGCGGTTCGCGAAGTCGTTCCTGCTCCTCCAGCGGCTGGGCATGAACGGGCCGCCGGAGCCGCCGGACCAGAAGGGGGAGTGGCTGCGCCGGGTGCAGCAGACGACCGACGCGATGGTCGAGCTGATCAGCCCGTTCCAGGCCGAGCTCGCCCAGCCGGCCGCGCTCGTCGTCCGCAGCCTGCGGCTGCTGACGTTCTCGGGCACCCACCCCAAGTTCACCGGCGGTGACCTGCTCACCGCCGACCAGATCGTCGACCTGGTCCTGTACGGCGCCGTACGCCGGACGCCCGCCTCCGCCGAGGCTCTCGAGGAGACCCACTGA